TCGCGTTCGCGGCTGGCCTTCAAGAGATACACGTCGCCTTCGTGCCAGGCGATCGCAACCAGCCTGCGGCAAATTTCCTGAAGTCCATCGGCGAAGAATACAGTGTCGCCGGAGAGCAAGGCGTGGAGTATCGATATCCGGCCAAGCTGATTTGCGATCTTGATCCCCTTGCGGCAAGTGAAGAGGGTAGCACCACGTCACCAACGGATTCGGGTTCCATCGTTGACAAGCGGGAAGACGATCGTGCAAACGCCCAACTGTTGAGCCAAATCGCAAGTAGCTATCGAAGCGTCGAACAGATTCAATCACGATTGTCGCTTGAGGCATTAACTCGACCAGACCTACAAACTCCCTATGAAACGCCTAACAACGATCTCGAAAGGGAACTCGTTGAGATTTGTTGCCGGACAATGAACCTCCAACAAGTCGGTGCAGCCGACTCCCTTAGCGACTTGGGTGCAACGTCACTTCAGTTGGTGCAGATTCACAGCCAAATTGTGCAACGACTCGAACCTGGACTGGCGATTACCGACCTGTACACGCTGCCGACGGTGCGTGATATCGCTGACCGTATCGGCAAGCCTTCGCAAACATCACCGCGTGCCGATGTGCGGACAAGCACCGCTGACCGTCACCCTGGCAACGGTGGCATCGCCGTAGTTGGCATGGCTGGACGATTCCCCGGTGCCGACGACATTTCGCAGTTCTGGGATAACTTGATCAACGGCGTGAACTGCATCGTTGACATCCCCGAGGACGAACTGAACCTAGCCGCCGACAGTCCGCTTCGAAAGAATCCGAATCTGGTTCGCAAGGCCGCTTCGGTCCGTGATGCCGATAAGTTTGATGCGAAGTTCTTTGGGATCTTCCCCAAGGAAGCTCAGGTGATGGACCCGCAGCATCGGCTGATGCTCGAGACTTGTTGGCACGCTCTCGAAGACGCTGGCTATTGCCCCGATGCCGTGGACTGCTCGGTGGGTGTGTTCGCCGGTTGCTACATGAACACCTATACGTTGGCGAGTCTAACCAGTAATCCAGAACTACTGGCAAGTCTGGCCAACTCGTTTCACGGCGGTGATCTGCTCACCGAACTGGGCAACGACAAGGACTACCTGGCGACCCGAATTTCGTTCTTGTTGAATTTGCATGGTCCGGCGATGACCGTCCAAACGGCCTGCTCCACATCGCTAGTCGCAATCATCCAAGCCTGCCAAGCACTGCAACTGGACCAGTGCAAGATGGCCTTGGCTGGCGGATCAACGCTCAAGCTTCCACAACAGCGAGGCTATCTCTATTCCGACGGTGGAATGGTTTCTCCCGACGGCGTCTGCCGCACCTTTGACGCCGACGCCCGCGGCACCGTCTTCGGCGAAGGCGTCGCCGCAGTACTGTTAAAACGAGTCGAAGATGCAGTCGCGGACGGGGACGATATCTATGGTGTGATCCAAGGCTGGGGAATCAATAACGATGGCCGATCGAAGATGGGATACACCGCCCCAAGCGTGGACGGACAATCCGAAGCCGTTCGAATCGCTCATCAACAAGCTGGATTTTCCGCCGACACGATCACCTACGTGGAAGCCCACGGAACAGGAACATCGCTGGGCGACCCTATCGAAATCGATGCACTCACCCGAGCGTTCCGACAAACCACTTCCAAGAATCAGTTTTGTGGAATCGGAAGCGTCAAGTCGAACATCGGCCACCTGGACGTGGCTGCGGGCGTGACCGGTCTGATCAAGAATTGTCTCTCACTTCGTCACAGCGTTATCCCGCCCAGTCTGAATTTCAATCGTCCGAATCCAAACATCGACTTCGAAAACAGTCCCTTCTTCGTCGTGACTGAACCCCATCCATGGAAGTCAAATGATGTTCCGCGAAGAGCCGGACTTAGCTCATTCGGCGTCGGCGGAACCAACGCGCATGTACTCGTTGAAGAACCACCAACCGTAGAGCCCCAGCCCTGCTCGCAGTCGCCCCAGTTGATAACGTTGTCGGCCCGCAGCCAACCTGCTCTGGACCAAGTAACAAAGGACTTGGCAGCCTTTCTCGACAACCACCCTGACGTGAACTTGGCCGATGTGGCCTACACACTGCAAGTGGGACGCAAAGCACTTAACTACTCCCGAGTTCTGGTTGCGAACGACACAACCGAGGCTCGACAGCGATTGTCCAGCCCAACCGACGACAATGTCTTCACGCATCATCAAGTTCGACGTGGCGTTCCGGTCGCGTTCTTGTTCCCTGGCCAGGGCGCACAACACGTCAACATGGCGCGGGACCTGTACGATTCCCATCCGATATTCCGAGCGGAGTTCGACGAGTGCTGCAAACTGCTTGTCCCTGAACTTGGTTTTGATCTCAAGGAAAAGTTGTTCACAACTGAAACCGACGAATCAACGAAAGCCATCAATCAAACGACAATCGCGCAGCCCGCGATCTTTGCGGTCAGCTACGCAATTGCCAAGTGCTTTGAAAACGCTGGCATTCGTCCTAGCCAAATGATCGGACATAGCGTCGGCGAGTTTGTTGCCGCTTGCCTCGCTGGGGTTTTCTCGCTTCCCGATGCCTTGAAGTTGATCGCGTTTCGGGGCGAAAGCATGCAACAGCTTCCGCCCGGCAACATGATGGCCGTCCGGATGACCGAAGCGGAAATCAACGAGAGAATCCTCAGCACGGACGTTGAGATTGCGGCGATCAATGGCCCGACCCTATGCGTCGTCGCTGGTCCTGACACAGCGATTGACTCGCTAAAAGGAGCACTCGAAACAGACGAAATCATTTGTCGTCCGCTACACACATCGCATGCGTTTCATTCGGCAATGATGGATCCAGTGATCGAACCTTTCGCAGATATGCTGAAAGGAATGAAACTCAACAAACCAACAACACCAATCATCTCATCAGTGACGGGACAGCCCTTGTCGGATGATCAAGCCACCGACCCGATGTATTGGGCCCGACACTTACGCGCAACCGTACGGTTCACCGACTCGGTCGAACATCTACTGACCCAGACCGATTGCATGCTATTGGAAGTGGGCCCGGGCCAAACGCTTAGCACGCTCGCTCGCCAGCATCCTGCATGCCCCAAAGGCCGTGCAATCCTGTCGTCGTCACCGCATGCTAAACGCGCCGATTCTTCATTCAGTCATTGGATGCTGACACTGGGTCGGGTATGGCAAGCAGGCGTCAAAGTCGATTGGAAAGCAGTGCACCGGGGACAAGGCCAACGCCGTGTCCACCTTCCCACCTATCCTTTTGAACGTCAACGACATTGGTTCGCCGAAAGCGACACATCGAACGCGACTGTCCCGAACAATCCGGTCAATGTGGACACGCTTTGCGAAGCGAGCGATTCGACCGAACCGATCCGGGAGGTAGAATCTCATGCAGAGACGGTCCCAAGGTCACAAGAGATTGTCGCTGAATCGGCTGGTGACGATGTCACGCAAATGGTCATCGAACAACAGCTTCACATCATGCAGCAACAACTGCAAGCTTGGAACAACTAGAAACCACATCACGAATAGACAACCATGATTACATCTGAACGGAATGCGGCTGCGGAAGTGGCTGTGGCGAAACTACTGGCTGAGTCGTCCGGCTTCGAGCTAAGTGAACTTGATCAACAAGCATCGTTTCCAGAGCTAGGATTCGATTCATTGTTTCTGGTCCAGTTCAGCCAGAAGATCAAGAGCCAACTGAAGGTCAAGATAACCTTCCGGCAATTGATCGAAGAGATTCCCAACATCCAATCATTGATCAGCTACGTCTCCCAAAACCTCCCCGAGGATTTGGTAGCCGCCAACATCGCTGCGCCACAACCCAGCGAGAGCCCGGCACCTCCAGCTCCGGTGCCGCAATCATCAGCACCTGCGACCTCCGCCGCCGCTACACCACCTCCCGCAAGTGCAGTACAAACGCCTGCACAAACTGCGGCCCAAGCTCCACCACCAGTTCCAGCCCCGCAAGCTGCACCGCAGCCTGCCGTGACATCCGCCACGCCGGCGCAGGTGTTCCCTGTCATGGCGAATCCTCGGCCCATTCCCACTGGCTCCAACCCGACAGACAAAGCCGGATTAGCCCAGATTATTTCGCAGCAGAACCAGCTCATGAGCTTGCAGCTGCAACTACTAAGCGGCATTCCTCAAGCCGTTCCGACCCAGAACACCCTGCCAGCGATCGCTCCACCCGCAGCAGCCCCCAAAGAGCCAGCGGTAATGGGGGAAGCAGCCGTGGCTGACACCAGCCCTGCGCCCGCGATTGCGGCCGCCCCCAAGGACGTCGCTCCCGAGCAATCCACACCGGTCGTTCCGACTCAATCCCCTAGCCCTTTGCCTGAGGCCAAGAAGACCTTTGAACGCTTCGGTCCGTACAAACCCGTCCGGCACGCGGCGGATGGCGGACTCACCGACCGGCAACAAGAACACCTGGACGCTTTAATTGCGAGGTTCACGAAAAGAACCGCGAACTCGCGCCGGCATGCACAAGAACATCGCTCGCATTTCGCCGACCCGCGAGGAGTAGCTGGCTATCGACGGATTTGGAAATCGATGGTCTACCAAATCGCTGTGGAGAAATCCAAAGGCAGCAAGCTTTGGGACATTGATGGGAACGAGTATATCGACATCGCGATGGGTTTCGGCCTGAACCTTTTCGGACAGTCACCCGATTTCATCAATGATGCGATTGCGGCCCAACTCAAGAACGGCGTCGAAGTCGGCCCTCAATCGCCGCTGGCCGGCGACGTTGCCGCTCTGCTTTGCGACTTTTCTCGCAAGGAACGCGTGACATTCTGCAACACCGGTTCGGAAGCGGTCATGGCGGCGATGCGGCTTGCCCGCACGGTCACCGGCAAGTCCAAGATTGTCTTCTTCAACAAAGACTATCACGGCAACTTCGATCAAGTGCTGATCCGTTCGAACCGCATTGCCAATCGCCGAATGTCGCAACCCGCGGCGCCGGGTGTCCTGCAGGCCTTCGCCGATCAGACAATCGTGCTGGACTACGGAACTGACGAAGCACTTCAAACGATCCGTGATCAAGCTGATGAAATCGCTGCGATCTTGGTGGAACCCGTGCAAAGCGCCGATCCGTTTACGCAACCCACTGAATTCCTGAAAGAGATCCGTCGCATCACACAAGAGAACCAAATTGCGATGGTCATGGATGAAGTCATCACCGGATTCCGCGCGGCACCCGGCGGTGCCCAAGAATGGTTCGATGTATGGGGCGACATGGCAACCTACGGGAAGGTGCTAGGCGGCGGACTTCCAATTGGTGCCCTGGCTGGGTCGGCGGAATACATGGACGCGTTGGATGGCGGCGACTGGAAGTACGAAGACGATTCCGAACCTGAAGCCGACATGACGTTCTTTGCTGGCACCTTCGTCCGACACCCGCTCGCAATGGCGGCCGCACACCAAGTGTTGATGAAGGTCAAAGAATCCGGTCCCGGGTTGCAACGCGAACTGACCGACAAAACAACCTACCTAGTCAATTCCCTAAACCAGTTCTTCGAAGACGAGGTCTTTCCGTTTCGCCTGGCCCAGTACACGTCACTGTTCCGATTCATGTTCCCGCCAACAGTGGAATACGCGGACCTTTTGTACTTCCACCTACTCGATCGTGGCATCTTTACCCGTGGCTGGGGCGACAATTGCTTCTTATCGACCGCTCACACCAACGAAGACGTTCAGCGAATCATCGAAGCGGTGAAGGACAGCTGCAACGAAATGCGACGTGGTGGATTCCTGCCTGATCGAACAGAAGTCGAGGATCGACCAGCATCACTGGCCGCAACGACAGACGGCGAAAAAAAAAAGTCCTTCCGATTTGAACTGACCGAAGCCCAACTGGAAATCTGGATCACGTCGCAAATGGGCGACGAAGCATCCTGTTCATACAACGAACCCTTCACGGTTCGTTTCGGTGGGCAACTTGATTCAGCCAAATTGTGCGATGCCATTCAAACCGTTGTCGCCCGGCACGGTTCGCTACACATTCGTTTCGCTGACGATGGCAAGTACCAAGAGCCACGGTTCCCTGAACCCATCAACATCGAACATCAAGACGTCACCGGCCTTCCAGCCGATAAGCAAGAAGCCGTACTCGCAGGACTAGCCAAACACTTTGGATCCAAACCGTTCGACTTATCGAACGATCCATTGCTTCGATTAAAACTAGTCAAGCTGTCGGATGACCAGCACGTCTTGTTCTTTTCAGCACACCACATCGTGAGTGACGGGTGGTCAACGGGTCTGGTGCTAAACGAAGTCTGCGAGGTTTACACCGCCCTCGTCGAAAATCGCGTCGCTGTGCTACCGGAACCGGGCGACTTTGCTGACTATGTCGCAATGGAAGCGGAAGACGACCAAGAATCCCAAGAGGCGGTTGCTTATTGGATGAACCAGTTCCGCGAACTGCCCGATCCGCTCGACTTGCCTTCCGATAGACCAAGAGCGTCAGTCAAGGACTTCGCCGGAAGCACACTGATTCATAAGTTTGACACCGAAACTTATGAAGCGATCAAGAAGACGGCGGCGAACCACAACGTGACCCTATTCACGATGACGCTCTCGGTGCTCAACGTGCTTCTTGCTAGGCTCTCGGGCCAGAACGATATCGTGATCACGATCCCGACCGCTGGGCAGGTGTTCGCTGACAACCAGTGCTTGGTCGGACACTGTGTGAACCTTTTGCCGATCCGCTCGCAACTGGAGATGACATCCTCGTTTGATTCGTTGCTGAAGAAAACACAAACTCTAGTTCTAGATGCATACGATCACCAGCAATGCACCTTAGGCAGAATTGTTCGCGAACTCAAACTTCCCCGCGACGCAAGTCGAATGCCTTTGGTGGAGGTCAACTTCAATCTAGACCGCGATGGTGCCGGACTTGAATTCCCCGGGCTGACCGTGGACGTTGCCCAAACAATCAAGACCGCTTCCACTTTCGATTTGTTCTTTAACTTGAACGAAACCGACGACGGACTGGAACTGTATCTCGACTACAGCACATCTCTGTTTGACGAAGAAACGATCCGCCGCTGGGTGGGGCACTACGCAACCTTGTTGCAACAAATCTCACAATCCCCAACGGAATCCATTCGCGACTTACCGTTGCTGACGGACGCCGAAGAACAGCAAATCCTGGTGGACTGGAATGCAACCCAAACGGAATATCCGAGTGCAGAGCCGGTTTATCAGTTGTTTGAAAAACAGGCAAAAGCGACACCGAATGCCGTCGCGGTGATTGCCGGCAAGACAAGTCTTTCCTACCAAGAGATCAATGAGCGAGCGAACCAGTTGGCTCGACATTTACAGAACCTAGGTGTGTCCCGCGAGCAATTGATTGGAATCCATTTGCAGCGATCTCACCAAATGATCGTTAGCGTGCTGGGGATTCTAAAGGCCGGTGCTACCTACGTTCCGCTTGATCCGTCCTTTCCAATCGATCGACTGGCAATGATGGCGAATGATGCCGAACTCTCCGTGGTTGTGACTGAACAGTCGCTGAAGTGCGAGTTTGCGCCCAGTGCGACCCGGATCGACATCGATCGGGATTGGACGAGCATCCAGGCGCGCGACCGAACCAACCTCGATCTGGACATCGACACCAGACAACTTGCCTATGTTCTTTACACATCGGGATCGACAGGAAAACCGAAGGGTGTCCAGATTCCTCATCAAGCTCTCACGAACTTCTTGTGTTCGATGCAACGAGGTCCCGGGCTGGAACGCAGCGACACGCTGTTGAATGTAACGACGTTGTCTTTTGATATTTCAGCATTAGAGATTTACCTGCCTTTGATCACCGGAGCACGCTTGGTTGTGGCGTCCGCGGAAGAGATCGTGGACGGAGCACGGTTGATTAACCGAATCGAGAAGACCGGCGTTACCGTCATGCAAGCAACTCCAGCGACTTGGAGGCTGCTGATTGAATCTGGTTGGAAAGGCAAGCCGAACCTGAAGATCTTGTGTGGTGGCGAGGCTCTTCCACCCGATCTCGCCAATCAACTCATCCAGCGAGGAAAATCGGTTTGGAACATGTACGGCCCCACCGAAACGACGATTTGGTCAACGATCAAGCAAGTTGAATCGAACGACCAAATTACAATCGGCCGTCCAATCGCCAATACGGAAATCTACATCCTGGACGATCGCAATCGCCCCGTTCCACAAGGAGTAGTCGGCCGACTGTTTATCGGCGGCGATGGCCTGGCACGAGGCTATCACTTGCGTCCCGATCTCACAGCGGAAAAGTTTGTTTCTCATCCTTTTCGGCCAACCGTCAACGAACGGATCTACGACACCGGCGATCAAGCTCGCTATCTCGCCGACGGTGAGATCGAATTCTTGGGAAGACGCGACCACCAAGTCAAGTTACGAGGATTTCGGATCGAACTCGGTGAAATCGAGCAAGCGATTTCTCAACATCCCGATATCGACCAAGCCATTGTCGTACTGCGAGATCACGCCACCGATGGCACCGCGACCGACCAAGCCATCGTTGCCTACATGATCTCGAAGACGGACGCACCCAAGAACGCAGACCTTCGGGATTTCCTTCGAAAGACTCTTCCCGAGTACATGGTTCCATCGACATTTGTGTCGCTGAAGGAATTTCCGCTAACGCCCAACCGCAAGATCGATCGCAAGGCACTTCCGGCTCCGATCATGGACCGAGAGATTGTCGTGGGGAGTTCCTCCGCACCTCAAGACAGCGTCGAACTGCAAATTGCCAATGTCTGGAAAAGAACCCTGAGTCTCCAAAACCTCGGTCGAGATGACAACTTTTTCGACGTCGGCGGGCATTCACTATTGGCCGCCCGCATGATCGTTGATCTGGAAAAGCTGTACGGACATAAAGTGCCTCTTGCAACCTTGTTACAAGCTCCGACGGTTCGAACATTCGCAAACATCATCAAAGACCGTAATTGGCAACCGACTTGGCAATGTCTCGTTCCAATCCAAGAGCGAGGCTCCAAGCCCCCACTATTTTGCGTCCATGCCGCGGGTGGCAATGTCCTACTTTACCGTGACTTGGCCCGACATTTGGGAGACGATCAACCGGTCTATGGCCTGCAAGCCAAAGGACTCGATGGCAAGCAGCCCGTACTCACGACCGTCGAAGAAATGGCAGCCGAGTATGTCGCCGAAATTCGCAAGATCCAACCTACCGGACCATACAACCTTGCTGGCTACTGCTTGGGCGGAACAATCGCATACGAAGTGGCCCAACAATTGATGGCCGCGAACCAACGCGTGGCGGTCTTGGCACTGTTCGATACCCACAGTCACTGGTTTCAGTCATCACTGTTTGCTCGACTCTACGGCGGAAGTCAGCAAATCGCTTTCCATGCCGCCAATGTATGGGCTTCCGGTCCCAAGGGAGTTGGTGCGTTCTTGAAAGAGAAGTTCTTTGAACTGAATCGACGTTTCGGTCGTCGCTTCGTCGTCGCCAACTCCAAGCTACAACACGCGATCGGACGCCGAAAAGATGCACCGTTGGTGATGCTGGAACAAGTCAACGACCAAGCATCCGAGGAATACGTCCCACATCAATATTTAGGCAAGCTAACTGTCTTCAAGCCATGCAAAGCATACCTCGGTTACGAGGACCCCACTCTGGGATGGGGAAACGGTTTAGTCGATGATCTTGAAATCATCAAGCTGCCGGTCTTCCCTGCTGGCATGCTGATCGAGCCGTTCGTACAGGAGCTGTCAATGCACTTACAGCGATGCCTGGACGATGCGAACGGGCAAACCAAGCCCGCGATGCCGGAACCCGACATGGTGCAGACGCGGCCAACCGAGATGGCTGTTTGAATCGGCCGCCAAAGGCACAGCCGTAACGACCAAGCCACTCAAAACTAAGTGCGAACCCAGCGGCAGCCCAGCAACCCTGGGTTGCCGATCACGCGACTACAGAAGTTCGCGGTACAGGGTCACCAAGCGGGCCGCTTGATGTCGCCAAGTCAGCCCGTCATCAATCCGCTGGCGAGCGATCTCACCCATTGATTCTCGAAGCGTCTCATCGTCCATCAACTCGATAACCCGATCCGCGAAAGCGGCAATGTCGTTGTCGTCAGCGTACAGAGCAGCGTCGCCCGCGGTGAGTTCGTTTTCACGTGTGCGAAAACAAACCGTGGGTTTACGCAAAGCCATGTACTCCATCATTTTGATCGTCGTGCAACTGTCGTTGTAGGCGTTGCTCGGATCGGGCGTGAAACAGATATCAAACGAGGCGACGTAAGACGGAACGTTCTGGAAAGGAATCATTCCTGTGAACTGAATCAAGTCCTTCACCCCCAGTTCATCCGCCAGCGTCTTCAAGCTTTGCAAGGCCGGTCCACCGCCCACGATTACAGCGATAAAATCATCACGCCCCCGATTGTTTTTCAGCTCGTGAATCGCGTGAACCATGCAATCAACGCCGTCTTGGATACCGATTGCACCAACGTAACCCAACACCAATCGCCCCTCTCGACGGAGCTCCGGTTGCGGGCTGACTTCGTTCAAGAAAGATTCATCGGGGCCGTTGCGAACGACAAAGCAACGATCTGGATCCGCGCCACAGCGGCCTGTTTGAATGCCTCGCTGGGTTTCGTTAGTAGCGATCAAGCGATCAGCACGCTGGCAAGCTAAACGCTCAAAGAAACACAGAACACGGTAGATGGCGTTCGGCTTGTTGTCACCACGCCGAGCCAGGTAAAGCTCGGGCGACAAGTCGTGGTGGTCGAAAACAAACTTCTTACCCAACAATTGGTAGCCGATCGCAATCACGGCCGTCATGTCCGGCGGAGTATGCACGTGGACCGCATCAAACCCCCGGCGGAAAAAGACGAATACTGAAATCAACAGTAACATCGTCAGGCTGTAGGTGTATTCCCAGACGTACCCCCACAGGCCATCAAGCTCCCAAGTCGCGGGATAGCGATACACATGAGCGCCGCCAACCGTTTCCGCCCACTTTCGAGAAGCGCCCGTCGGAGAAATGACGGTGACGTCAAAGCCGGCATCGAGAAGTGTTTCCACCTCTAGCAGAACGCGTCTGTCTTCCGGAAAACTATTGTTTTCAAGAAGCATCAAGATGCGTTTGGGCTTACCGGCGTGGTTCATAGATACAGTAACTGTCTAGATATGTCTAGATTCTGGGCCGACTGGATCTACCATAATCCACCCGGCAACTCACGAGTATAATCGGCAACCTCGATAAATCTGCGTCAAGCCACAATTCATCGCTCGCATGTCGTGAATTTTCCCACTGAAAACGCATTGAAGGCGAACGAACGAATTCCGTTCCCGGTCACTTACTTTCAACGAAAGTCATCAGGACATGAAGACATCCAAATTTGGGTGTGAGGCAGGCCCCAGCATATCCTGAAAGAGCTGATCAGATAGGTGACTGAACGAACTGGGATCTTCAACGAGTGCTGACTCTCAAGCCACAGACGACTTGATCATGCACGCCAGCAAACCACCCAACTAGCGGAAAACGACTCCCCCAGGACAAAAGCGGTCCTTTACCACCAGTGCACACTCTGGCAAACCAGTTGACTCTCCAACGGTTCCGCTCCTACCACTCACAGCAAGACCAACCGATTTCATCAGCCAAAAAGATCGTCGGTGATCGGCGTTCCAGCACCGAAACAACCATTCGCCCCCGGACTTAAACGCCGATCGTTTCGGGGTTTTCATCTGGAACAGCAGCATCCCCCGTTCCGGGTGAGGTGCTTGTTCGAGGCGGCATGTTGAAAAGATCATCGTAGCACGCAATCAGCCGCGGAGCTTGATGCGCCCAGGTCAATCCATCCTCAACGTTCTCCCGAGCGAGTTCGCCCAGAGACTTGCGAAGTTCAGGATCGTCCATCAACCGCAACGTGACCTTCGCCAAATCATCAACATCATTGTTGTCGGCGTAGAGCGCTGAATCGCCCGCGGTCAGCACGTTCTCGCGAGTTCGAAAACACACCGTCGGCTTCCGCAACGCCATGTACTCCATCGTCTTGATGGTCGTGCAACTGTCGTTGTAATCGTTACTTGGATCTGGAGTAAAACAGATATCAAACGACGCGATGTAACGTGGCACGCTGGTGAACGGGATCAACCCTGTCAAATGAATCAGGTCAGCCACGCCCAACTCTTCGGCAAGCGTCATCAAGTCGGCCGCCGCTGGTCCACCACCAACAATGATCACCTGAAAGTCGTCGCGACCATGCTTGTTTTTCAGTATCTCGATGGTCCGAATCATGTAATCGACACCATCTTGAATCCCGATCACACCCACATAACCAAGGACCAGTTTACCAGGCGTTTGAAATTCAGGGAGCGGTTGCACATCATTCAGGAACGACTCATTAGGTCCGTTTCGCACCACATAGCAATGTTCCGGTTTCG
This genomic stretch from Neorhodopirellula lusitana harbors:
- a CDS encoding non-ribosomal peptide synthetase, with product MITSERNAAAEVAVAKLLAESSGFELSELDQQASFPELGFDSLFLVQFSQKIKSQLKVKITFRQLIEEIPNIQSLISYVSQNLPEDLVAANIAAPQPSESPAPPAPVPQSSAPATSAAATPPPASAVQTPAQTAAQAPPPVPAPQAAPQPAVTSATPAQVFPVMANPRPIPTGSNPTDKAGLAQIISQQNQLMSLQLQLLSGIPQAVPTQNTLPAIAPPAAAPKEPAVMGEAAVADTSPAPAIAAAPKDVAPEQSTPVVPTQSPSPLPEAKKTFERFGPYKPVRHAADGGLTDRQQEHLDALIARFTKRTANSRRHAQEHRSHFADPRGVAGYRRIWKSMVYQIAVEKSKGSKLWDIDGNEYIDIAMGFGLNLFGQSPDFINDAIAAQLKNGVEVGPQSPLAGDVAALLCDFSRKERVTFCNTGSEAVMAAMRLARTVTGKSKIVFFNKDYHGNFDQVLIRSNRIANRRMSQPAAPGVLQAFADQTIVLDYGTDEALQTIRDQADEIAAILVEPVQSADPFTQPTEFLKEIRRITQENQIAMVMDEVITGFRAAPGGAQEWFDVWGDMATYGKVLGGGLPIGALAGSAEYMDALDGGDWKYEDDSEPEADMTFFAGTFVRHPLAMAAAHQVLMKVKESGPGLQRELTDKTTYLVNSLNQFFEDEVFPFRLAQYTSLFRFMFPPTVEYADLLYFHLLDRGIFTRGWGDNCFLSTAHTNEDVQRIIEAVKDSCNEMRRGGFLPDRTEVEDRPASLAATTDGEKKKSFRFELTEAQLEIWITSQMGDEASCSYNEPFTVRFGGQLDSAKLCDAIQTVVARHGSLHIRFADDGKYQEPRFPEPINIEHQDVTGLPADKQEAVLAGLAKHFGSKPFDLSNDPLLRLKLVKLSDDQHVLFFSAHHIVSDGWSTGLVLNEVCEVYTALVENRVAVLPEPGDFADYVAMEAEDDQESQEAVAYWMNQFRELPDPLDLPSDRPRASVKDFAGSTLIHKFDTETYEAIKKTAANHNVTLFTMTLSVLNVLLARLSGQNDIVITIPTAGQVFADNQCLVGHCVNLLPIRSQLEMTSSFDSLLKKTQTLVLDAYDHQQCTLGRIVRELKLPRDASRMPLVEVNFNLDRDGAGLEFPGLTVDVAQTIKTASTFDLFFNLNETDDGLELYLDYSTSLFDEETIRRWVGHYATLLQQISQSPTESIRDLPLLTDAEEQQILVDWNATQTEYPSAEPVYQLFEKQAKATPNAVAVIAGKTSLSYQEINERANQLARHLQNLGVSREQLIGIHLQRSHQMIVSVLGILKAGATYVPLDPSFPIDRLAMMANDAELSVVVTEQSLKCEFAPSATRIDIDRDWTSIQARDRTNLDLDIDTRQLAYVLYTSGSTGKPKGVQIPHQALTNFLCSMQRGPGLERSDTLLNVTTLSFDISALEIYLPLITGARLVVASAEEIVDGARLINRIEKTGVTVMQATPATWRLLIESGWKGKPNLKILCGGEALPPDLANQLIQRGKSVWNMYGPTETTIWSTIKQVESNDQITIGRPIANTEIYILDDRNRPVPQGVVGRLFIGGDGLARGYHLRPDLTAEKFVSHPFRPTVNERIYDTGDQARYLADGEIEFLGRRDHQVKLRGFRIELGEIEQAISQHPDIDQAIVVLRDHATDGTATDQAIVAYMISKTDAPKNADLRDFLRKTLPEYMVPSTFVSLKEFPLTPNRKIDRKALPAPIMDREIVVGSSSAPQDSVELQIANVWKRTLSLQNLGRDDNFFDVGGHSLLAARMIVDLEKLYGHKVPLATLLQAPTVRTFANIIKDRNWQPTWQCLVPIQERGSKPPLFCVHAAGGNVLLYRDLARHLGDDQPVYGLQAKGLDGKQPVLTTVEEMAAEYVAEIRKIQPTGPYNLAGYCLGGTIAYEVAQQLMAANQRVAVLALFDTHSHWFQSSLFARLYGGSQQIAFHAANVWASGPKGVGAFLKEKFFELNRRFGRRFVVANSKLQHAIGRRKDAPLVMLEQVNDQASEEYVPHQYLGKLTVFKPCKAYLGYEDPTLGWGNGLVDDLEIIKLPVFPAGMLIEPFVQELSMHLQRCLDDANGQTKPAMPEPDMVQTRPTEMAV
- a CDS encoding glycosyltransferase family 4 protein, translating into MNHAGKPKRILMLLENNSFPEDRRVLLEVETLLDAGFDVTVISPTGASRKWAETVGGAHVYRYPATWELDGLWGYVWEYTYSLTMLLLISVFVFFRRGFDAVHVHTPPDMTAVIAIGYQLLGKKFVFDHHDLSPELYLARRGDNKPNAIYRVLCFFERLACQRADRLIATNETQRGIQTGRCGADPDRCFVVRNGPDESFLNEVSPQPELRREGRLVLGYVGAIGIQDGVDCMVHAIHELKNNRGRDDFIAVIVGGGPALQSLKTLADELGVKDLIQFTGMIPFQNVPSYVASFDICFTPDPSNAYNDSCTTIKMMEYMALRKPTVCFRTRENELTAGDAALYADDNDIAAFADRVIELMDDETLRESMGEIARQRIDDGLTWRHQAARLVTLYRELL
- a CDS encoding glycosyltransferase family 4 protein, which translates into the protein MTLTSNRRPPRILMLLENESMPDDNRVLLEAKSLIESGYQVTVVCPTGQESAKHVVIDGIRIYRYPSTFEPNGFLGYLWEYGYSLTMMFVISLYVLVRRGFDVVHVHTPPDMTALIAIFYQCLGKKFVFDLHDLSPELYLARGGKTEPNLVYHVLRFFERLACRCANRLIATNETQRSVQIDRCGAKPEHCYVVRNGPNESFLNDVQPLPEFQTPGKLVLGYVGVIGIQDGVDYMIRTIEILKNKHGRDDFQVIIVGGGPAAADLMTLAEELGVADLIHLTGLIPFTSVPRYIASFDICFTPDPSNDYNDSCTTIKTMEYMALRKPTVCFRTRENVLTAGDSALYADNNDVDDLAKVTLRLMDDPELRKSLGELARENVEDGLTWAHQAPRLIACYDDLFNMPPRTSTSPGTGDAAVPDENPETIGV